Below is a window of Halococcus salsus DNA.
GAGCGTTCCCGCAGTCACGATCGTACTTCGAATTCCGTGTCGGACGGTCCTGTGTGACCGAATCCCAACGCTTCGGGGACGCGTATCGACCCACAGTCACGTCTCGAACCGTTCGGCGCGGGTAGTCCGTCGAACGGACGGGCCAACCGACCCGAACGGCCCGTAGCTGCAAGCAGTCCCCTTTCCCCCATCGGGGGCGGAGGGAGTGAGACGATGACCGGTGTCACACCCGAGACGAAGGCGCTCGCGGTCGACGAAGCCGTGGGACTGAAGCCGGTCGGTCGGGGAGCGATGTCGTCGCCATGAGTGATACCGGCCCCGCGACCACCATGCGCGAGCGAACCGGCGACAGTCGCGTTCGCCTCTGGGTGTTGCTCACCGCGAACCGAGCCCTCGTCGCGGGGTTGTTGACGGTCGGGCTCTTCGTCGTGCTGGTCGCCGTCGGCGTCGTCAACGTCTATCCGATACGAACCACGGTCCGCAACGGGACCCACATCGAGCGCCTCTTTCAGGCGTTCATCATGTCGATCATCACCGGGATCACGCTCGTGGTCACGCTCAATCAGCTCGTGCTCTCGCGCGAGCTGGGGCCGCTCGGCGAGAAACGCGACGAGATGGCCGACGCGACGGAGTTCCGCCAACACATCGAGGAGATCACCGGGTCGGTCGCCCCGCCCGAACCCGCTTCGTTCATGCGGACGTTCATGCAGCTGAGCACGGACCGGGCGGACGACCTCAAGGAGGCGGTGGCGGACGATGGCGACGCGGAGCTCCGCGATAGCGTGAACGCGCTCGGCGAACGGATCCGAACGCAGGCGGACGACATCGGGGGGCAGCTCTCCGAGGCGGAGTTCGGCGAGTTCGAGGTCATTCCGGCGGTCCTGAACTACGACTACTCCTGGAAGATATACACCGCCCGGCGGCTCCGATCCGAACACAGCGAGTCGCTCTCCGAGGACGAACGAACCGCGTTCGACGAGCTGATCCAGGCACTGAGCCTCTTCGCGCCCGCTCGCGAGCACTTCAAGACGCTCTACTTCCGGCGGGAGCTGGTCGATTTCTCCCGGAAGATGCTCTACGCCGGCGTCCCGGCGCTCGCGATATCGATCCTCGGGCTGGTCTATCTCGACCCCAACTCGTTCGTGGGGTCGACCCTGGGGATGGCGAACCTCGTCTTCGCCATCAGCGCGGCGGTAGCCATCGCGTCGATGCCGTTCTTCGTGCTCGTGTCGTACATCCTCCGTCTCGGAACGATCGCCCAGCGAACGCTCGCGGTCGGCCCGTTCATCCTCCGGGACTCACAGCGCTCCGACGACATCGGGACGGGGGAGGACCAGTGACCCACCCACCCGAGACCGAGTCGCGCCGATTCAGTCGACGGCAGGTCCTCGCCCTCCTCGGTGCGAGCGGGTCGGTCGGGCTCGCCGGCTGTGGAACCGGGAGCGGGGACGTCCGATACGGCGACGAGCGGGACGTCGACCTCCCGACGACCGCCGACACGAACGCATCGAACGCGAGCGCGGCGAGCGCCGCGGCGGCGCGCGCCCAACTGGAGGGCGACACCTACGCCGTGCAGCTCGACGCGCTGGCCCTCCGGGATCACGGAATGGTCGTCCGGGACGACTACCGGGGCGCGGTAGTCCGGGGGAGCATCGAGAACACCGGTCGCCAACGGATCGAGTTGGTCGAAGTCCGGGCACGGGTCTACAACAGCGATGGCGAGCAACTGGGCCGGTACCTCGACAGCACCTACGACCTCGCCGCGGGGTCGACGTGGAGCTTCGAGGCCATCGTTCTCGAAGACCCGGCGGACATCGCCTCGTACGACGTGGCGGTGCTCGGCTCGTTGGGATGACTTTCGAGGATGCTGTCGAACGCGGGAACGACGAAGGTGAAGTCGAAAGCGGGCGAGCCCGCTGTCGGCTGGAAATCGACTAAAGAGGTGGATGGGCCCTGTCGGATTCGAACGAAAGCGGCGGAATAACTTGAAAAAGTAAAGCCGCTTTCACAGGACCCGTATCTCGCCCCGATGCCCTCCCTGTCTTCTACGGAGACTCGATAATGGTAGAACTCGAACCAATAACTCCGTCAGAAGCAAAGGACCTGTACCTCGCACAGAGGGAAGGAGAAGTATCGGAAGAAACGTTACAATCCCATCATTACAGGCTGAAGTCGTTCGTGTCATGGCTTGATGACATGGACGTTCGGAACATGAACAGTCTCACCTCTCGTCACATCCACAAGTTCCGGCTCTTTCGGAAGGAGGAGAAGGATATCAACAAAGTGACGGTGAGAACCCAACTCTCGACAATTCGAGTGTTCGTCAAATTCCTCGAATCGATCGATGCCGTGGAGCAGGGATTATCCGAGAAGATCCTCGTTCCGAAAATGGAGGGAAACGAGAATGTCCGTGATAGGCTCCTCTCCTCCGAGCAGGCCGACAACCTCCTCGAATATCTCCGCCGGTACGAATATGCGAGCAGGACTCATGCTATGCTCGAAGTATTGTGGTCCACTGGTTGCAGGATGGGCGGGCTACACTCCTTAGACCTCGGTGACTTTAACCGAGAGGAACGCTCGCTCGCCTTCCGTCATAGACCCAGCAAGGGCACTCGCTTGAAGAATAAGCATGCTGGCGAGAGGCTGGTCGCTCTCCCGAACGATGTGGCGGATGTGCTGTCAGACTACATCGAAGTCAATCGGAACGAGGTCGAAGACGATCATGGGCGGAGTCCTTTGTTCACGACCTCTGGAAACAGAATGGGTAAGTCTCAGATTAGGTCGCTGATCTACTCTGCTACAAGGCCCTGTCAGTACGGCGAGGAATGTCCTCATAGCAGGGACCCTGATGAGTGCGAGGCGAACTCGTACAAGGATGCCAGCAAATGTCCGTCGAGTGTATCGCCACACGATATTAGGCGAGGTGGACTGACCCACCTCTTGAAAGAGGGAATGCCCAAAGAGGTCGTTTCAGACAGGGCGAACGTCGAGGAAGGAGTACTCGACAAACACTACAATAAGATGACAGAACAAGAGAAGATGGAACAGAGGAGAGATCATCTAGACAACCTGTAATTTGTCCGAGAACGTCTCATTTTTGCCGAGGCGCGCTGCTAGCATCTTACAAGTAATTGCCATCGTATTGAATCAGAACAGATCCTGAGCTAATCTGAGCGATTCTGAGACGATTGCTCAATCCAGACAGGGCTAGTTCCGTGAGTCGTCTTGAGGTACACACTACTTAAATAGTCTGTCGTGGCCTCATCCGAGGTATCACTATTCAGGGGAGGGGCCACGCTTCTAGCATAGGCAAGCGCCCGCTCACTTTTCCAATTCAGTGGCCCGATCTCCATCGAGGGGCCGAACGTCACCGGATGGATGCAGGTAGCGGGATACTCTTGTTCGATCTCGGAATAGCGAGCGGCCAGATATTGAATCACTGCATCCTCCCCTACATCGAGGCCGAACACACCTTCGCCAATGAGGTAGGCTCGCGCTAATTCGAGCCCCGTCTCTCCGTCGATTTGTAGCTCACTCATCTTCCCGGTCGGCGCGACCTTTCTTCTTTGAAGCGTCGGCGAAGGCGTCTCTGTTCCGAGTTGACGGCTCCACTAAGCTCCTCCGAGGAGTTGGAATCCCCACCCTCATCCAAGAGGTAGGCCGACGCTATATGCCGAATCACCTCATCCTCGCTAGAGCGGTGGGAGAGGGTGTTATCTCCTTGAATACACTCTCGGACAAGCTCATCCGTCTCGGATGAAAGCTCGAATTGACTCAATCTAGGATCTCCTTTTTCAATCGCCGTTGCTCCTTCTCCACAGGCGATAGATTCTCGTCCGATAATTCGGCCTCGTCCGAGGGTCCATCGAGGTCTAGCTGTTCACGTAATTCCGCCCGCTTCGCCTGAGCCTCGGACATTCCCTCGGTATCAGGGCTGGATTCCTCCTTGGCCGAGGGCAGTCCCATCGACTCGCGCAAGTCGTGCTGGTAGCTCTCTACTTCCGAGAGTTCTTCGCTGCCGCCCTCTTTGGATTCTTGGGCCTCAAGATACTCTGCGGCGAGGAAACGGACGATTCTCTCCTCCGATGATCGACTCGACAGATGGTTCTTGTATCGGGGCACCTCATTCAGCGCCTCGACAACAGGCGGGGAAAGCTCGAAGAATTTACTCATCTTCAAACGCCTCCTCTAGCAGAGGGCGAATTATCCCATGACGCATAGCCTTGCTCGTATGGCTCGTATTGTAATCAGTCTCCATCGATGCTAGCTCTGACTCGGAGATTGATGCATCGACAATACTCCGCTCCTTGGGCGGAACCGTGACTCTCATACGATGAATACGGCGAGCGCCATCCGGTGTCCTGAGGCTCACAGCAGGCTCTGTCGGCTCAATCGTGGAAGCGTCAAGGTTCCCCTGAATCGCTAATCGGAGCAGCTGGTGTAGGCCGTCGTTATGCCCCAATGCTTTGTCCGTCAGGCGAGGTTTCTGGTGAGTATCTACTCCGAACCCCTCCACGACTTGTAGGAGTTGCTCGTACTCCTCTGTCGGAAGCTCGAAGCCGATTCCCTCAGTGGTGCGATGGTCAATTACCCCTACATTCAGGGCTTCCGTGATCGCCTCATTCATCGGCGAGACTCCTCGGCCAATAGCCGCGCCATGGCCCCAATCGTAATTCTCCGCCCCTCACCGAAGCGTCGTTCTCGCGCTTCTTCGAGCGCCTGATGCTCGTCTTCAGTCAGCTTCACTTGCTTCATAGTTGACATTCCTAGTCCTCCGTGAACAGGAGGGGGCTGGATTCGAACCAGCCTCCCTTGCCGGATTTGCACCGACTTCATGAACGAATGTTACATCGAATCGACGGAACACGCTCGAAGAAGCTGTGACACTTCCATCATTGGAGATAGTAGAGTGACTATCTCCGGTGTACCTAGGAGCCGCAGCTACTTAAAACTTTTGGTTGTTAGTTATGAAATAATATACGAAAAAGAGGTGCGTTCATTTCATTCGAGTCGGTTTGCCGGAGGGAGAGGCCTGCTATCGTCCGAATCTACACCCCCCAAGCCCCCCTGTTCCGATAGACGGGCTAAGACTCGATTCTATGGGTGGCTCATGGAGGTGCAAGGGATGATGTATATTTGAAGCAAATGAGCCTAATTCGAAGGCGAACGGCCAGTATATCGCCTCTCTCGGAGGATTAGCTTTTCGAGCCTCACCCAATACCTACAACAATTGCCGGTAGTTTGGGAATCCGACTTCCTCAAGTGGTGTTTTCGATGCTCTCACGCGGTTCTAATTGTCAAATTCGCAGGAATTGGGGTAGGCTGTTACAAGTGTTACAGATGTAACCAATTAGTCCTGTGACTCAGGCGATATATTTTCGCTCGCGGGTTGGCCTGTATATATAGCGAGGCTGACACTCATTTATATAAAAAAGTTTGACAATTTCCCCACTTGCGCGATTTGTTATTTCTTTGGGAAGATTCGCGCCGTTCTCGCCCGAAAACATCGAATAAAATTCATAATGATTTTGCCTGAGACGGGAGCAAGACATACCACAAATCAGATACATCTATTAAAGGAATTTGATACATATGTATTATGATAGGATGAAACGGCGAAATTCGAGCGATTGAGCGGGCCAATTCTGAACCTGCAAGGATGGAACCCCCACTAAGCAAAGATAAGGATGCTTATTCTCACAGAACCCCCAATTTCACCTGCAAGAATTCTGCCGAACGCTGCTTTCAGGCTCGCTCGACACTACTAAGCGGAAAGTAGCTATTACGGTATATTTGCCCTATTCGTCCAAATAGAGGCTCGACCTGCTTCTCGGCGCTTTAGTGTAGGGTTGCGACCCTCGAACCATGCTCCACGGCCTTACTCGAAGGCCGAAACCGCTCTCGGCAGTGTTTGCGCCTCTCTCGAAGACTGAGCCTACGATATTCGCTAAGGCAACGAGATTCGCACAATATGGCGGCCCTCGCGCCAATATCGGGGTTCTCGAAAAAGGCTCTCAATGACTCAAATCAGGATAGCTCAGAGGAGTAAACAACTCCCGAAAGGTTTAAGTAGCTGCAACCCTTACGTTAGGTTATGCTGAGGTCTGGCTTGCCCTCGGCAAAGTTCGTACCAACTTCGTTCAAGCTTACGGAAGGGTGCTAGGCACGCCCTGAACACATCGTTTTCATACCCACAGATTAACCGGCAATCTTTACGATCATCGAAACCTTTAAGTATCTATAGCACCTACTAGTAAACAGATACTTCGGTTCGCTGGAGCTTGCCCCTCCCCGAAGTTGGTACGGACTAAGGAACCTCTCAGGGCGATAGTCTGGTATACGGCAAAGCAAGCCTCTCCGTTGGAAAAGGGTTGTATCCACTGGGTGCAATCACACTGAACCCCGCATAGGTCGTTGGATGCGTGTGGAGTAAGTTACTGTATCGGAGAAGTTCGAGGAACTGACCTCACTAATGGACGTTTTTGCAGTTGCGGTAATAGTCCTTTAGTGAGAGTTGTTTTCCTGTTGTAGTTCTCTACACATGTGCCGAATGGCTAAAGATTCGGTACGGAACGTTAACATCAGGAACGCTAGTCTGAGTTTTTACAGACTCAGGATAGTTGTTCTCCTCGAAGGATTGACCGTCGCGGTCTATCTATCGAGAGATAGGCTGGCGGCCCCTCCTCCGAGAAGATAGACAGGCTGTTCATCGTTCGAGGGCTGATCCACTCCCTTAGACGAGTCAACCCCTCAGACTAGCGTCCCATGATGTGAACGTCCCGTACCTGAGGCTATGGCCCTCGGCAGGAGGAGCAGCCCGACGTTCTCGAATGGATCTGTATACAGAGGGTATACTTCCCCATCGATGCAAGATCGAGAGGTCCGCCGTCTATCGGGAGAGTCTGTAGAACGACCACTCTTGATCCACATCTCCGTCAAGAGCATCAGCGAATTGGTCATATTCTTCCTCATTAACGGAGATCTGTTCGGCAAAGTCAACATCAAACTCTCGCTTATCGACTTGACCCTCATCGACAAGCATCTCTGTAAGGATCTCGATTTTAGCAGTCGTTAGGATGACTCCTTCCTTCTCCTCTTGCGCCCCTGCTGCATTCAGATCCGAAGGCATGGACACATCAGGGAATAGCGTTGATCGGAGGTCGGATATAGCTACGATTCTATCAGGGTTGGCTCTGAAAATTCCAAGAATGTCTTGTTTCAATGATTGTTGCGGCTCCCCTTCTTCCCAGTCTAGCCCTTGTGACCAAGACATGATAGATTATTCTATACGAACGCATTTCAACTTGATGGACTATATCGCGGTCAGACTCTATCGATACCTCTCCGCTCGTGAGAGGGCGAGAGACTTTCCTGAAAGCAGGAAATAGGGATCGTTCGATTATGATAACACAACCCAAGTCCTGCCCTTACTTGGCTTGATGGCTACCAGTGTGGCTGAAGTTCATCGGAAACAAAGGCTGCCAAGTCATCGGATCCAGCTGCAGGTTCCATAATTCGAACGAATCCACTCGCCGAGACCTCCATTTTCGTCTGGCGGCCATTGTGCTGAAACTCCAGACCAAGCTGGTTCTTGTTGGATTGCTGGAGAACGGTCCCCATATTGGGGTCATTTGGAAGATCAGTCCCATAGACAACCCCCTTGTCAGCATTCCCACCGAGGTTGCTGAAACCATACTTCCATGGTAGCGCATTCGGTCGAGTTTGCGCATATGCATCGAGGTCTATAGTTGGTCGAGTTACGCTGATGCTATTCGTACTACCAAGTATGTCAAAGAAGAACTTACCTGAAGTGTCACCGATTATGATGAACTCATTCGGACACAGTATGAAATCAGTTACACTCGCTATTTTTTCCCATGTGTTTGTCGATTGGATGCTACCGTTCTGAACCGTAGGTTTCGAGACATTATTAGCAACTTCTGCGAGTGCTCTACCAGTTTGGACCGTGATTTGGTTTCCATTCGGTGTGGTTACGGATGATGCGGGCCCAACCTCAACGCACTCATTGAGAGTCATTCCATGATTTTGGTGGCTAGATGTGTATGACTGCATACTAGGAAAGTTGCCATTACCAGTCCCAATGATACCTCGCTTCATTAGTAACCAATACGACCTGTATGAGTATAAAGGTAACGTTAAAACACAATTGTAAGTATAGATATCATTCCTTGATGCAGTGTTTCCGGATAGATGCTCTATCAATCATCACGAACAGTTTCGTAAGTAGTCAGTCAAACATACGTTGACAGCCATTCTCCAGTCTTGTTTGACCGAAAGAACTAGGTTCCCCCGCAGCATCTCGACTATCGTAGAAGGCACGAGGGCGCGGGGTGCGTCAAGGTGCTTAGTCGAACTCGGCACGATGTAGGCGAAATCGCAAGAAGTGAAGGCTACTGTCGGCTGGGAATCGACTAAAGAGGTGGATGGGCCCTGTCGGATTCGAACCAACGACCACTCGGTTATGAGCCGAGCGCTCTCACCACTGAGCTAAGGGCCCGTTCACGAACCACTCGTCAGTGAATCCATAAAATCGCTTCTGTTGTGGCGCGCCGCGCTCCGCTCGCCGTCGTGTTCGCTGGAGAAAGCGCCGCCGCCAGGGCTCGAACCTGGGACAACCTGGGTAACAACCAGGTGCTCTACCAGCTGAGCTACGGCGGCCCTGTTTGTGGGAAGCGGGAGTTCGTTCATAGCCGTTTCGCTTTCGACCGACACGTTTTCGCCCGCGGGTGGGGTAGCCGGGCCATGAGCGACGCCCTCGACGCCGTGCTCGCGCGGGTTCGCGACCGCGTCACGCCCGACGACGACGAGCGCGCGCGTCTCGACGGGGCCGTCGCCCGGCTCACCGAACGCACCGCTGCGGCGCTCGACGGCCTCCCCGTCGCGGCCGACCCCCTCCACGTGGGTTCCACGGCCCGGGGGACCTGGCTCCCCGGCGACCGCGACATCGACCTGTTCGTTCGGTTCTCGCCCGACCTCCCGCGGACGGACCTCGAACGCTACGGGCTCGCGGTGGGTCACGACGTCCTCCCCGACGCCCACGAGGAGTACGCCGAGCATCCCTACGTCGTCGGCGAGTTCGACGGGTTCGCGGTCGACCTCGTGCCCTGCTACCGCGTCGAACGCGCGAGCGAGATCCGATCCGCGGTCGACCGCACGCCGTTTCACACCCGCTACCTCGACGCCCGGCTCGACGAGGGCTTGGCCACCGAAGTCAGGCTCGCGAAGCGCTTCCTCGACGCCATCGGCGTCTACGGCAGCGACCTCCGCACGCGGGGGTTCTCGGGCTACCTCACGGAGCTCCTCGTCGTCGAGCACGGCGACTTCCGCTCGCTGGTGACCGCCGCGGCCGACTGGCACCCGCCCCTCGAGTTCGACCCCGAATCCCACGGGAGCCGTTCGTTCGCCGACCCGTTGACGATGGTCGACCCCACCGACCCCGGGCGCAACGTCGCGGCGGTGCTCTCGGCCACGAACCTCGCACGTTTCCAACACTACGCCCGCGACCTCCTGGCCGACCCGCGCGAGGCGCTCTTCACGGCCGAATCACCAGTTCCGCTCTCGGCCGACGGCGTGCAGCGGGCGGTCGAGCGCCGCGGCACCACCCCGCTCGCGCTCCGGTTCGACGCCCCCGACATCGTCGACGACCAGCTCTACCCCCAGCTCGAAAAGTCGGTGTCGGGCATCGTGACCGCGCTGGAAGGACGGGGGTTCGACGTGCTCCGGAGGGCCGCGTTCGCCGACGACACGGCGGTGCTGTTCCTCGAACTCGCCGTCGCTCGCCGACCCGCGATCGAACGCCACGAGGGCCCGCCGGTGGCCGCACGCGAGCACGCCACGCGGTTCTACGAGACCTACGCCGACCGGGACTGCGACGGCCCGTTCGTCGACGGCGAGCGGTACGTCGTCGAGCGCGAGCGCGAGTACCGCACCGCCCGCGCGTTCCTCGACGCCGGGGTGTTCGAGGACGTCGCGCTCGGGGCGGACATCGAGACCGCGCTCGGGGCGGACATCGAGACCGCGCTCGGCGACGAGTACGAAGTTCTGGAGGGTGACGAGGTCGGCGCGCTCGCCGAGGAGTTCGGGACGGAGCTCGCGGCCTACTTCTCGCCGAGCCCGTGAGCCGCGCGGGCGTCGTCGATCACGCTCTGGGCCTCCTCGTCGACCTCGTCGTCGGGCTCGACCGGTTCGTAGCCGTCGAAGACCTCGTTGGTCATCTCGACACCGTCGGCGATCGTTTCGAGGCCGTAGCCGCCTTCGAGCACGAACCCGAGCGCCGCGTCGAGCCGGTCGGCGAGCGAGCGGGCGCGCGCCGCCAGCACGCCGTAGCCCTCCGTCGAAACCGACATCCGCGAGATCGGGTCGTTCACGTGGGCGTCGAAGCCCGCGCTGATGAGGAGCAGGTCGGGGTCGAAGCCAGCGAGCACCGGCGCGAACGCGGTTTCGATCGCTTCAACGTAGGCCGCGTCGCCGCTACCCGCCCGGAAGGGGATGTTGACCGTCGTGCCCGTTCCCTCGCCGGTCCCGGTCTCGTCGACGGTGCCGGTGCCGGGGTAGAGGCCGTGTTCGTGGATCGAACAGTAGCAGACGTCGTCGCGGTCGTAAAAGATGTCCTGGGTGCCGTTGCCGTGGTGGACGTCCCAGTCGATCACCGCGACCCGGTCGAGGCCGTCGTCGAGGGTGGCCTGGGCGGCGACCGCGGCGTTGTTGAAGAAGCAAAACCCCATCGCGTCGTCGGCGACGGCGTGGTGGCCCGGCGGGCGACCGAGCGAGAACGGCGTGTCACGTCCCGTCGCGCCCGCTACGGCTTCCTCGGCGGCCCACACCGCGAGGCCAGCGCTCTTGCACGCCGCCTCCCAGGTCGCCTCGACCGCGACGGTGTCGGGGTCCCACTGGCCACCGCCCGAGTCGCAGAACTCCCTGAACTCCTGGACGTAGTCGTCGTCGTGGACTCGACGGGCGGTCTCGGAGGTGATCGGGTCGGCGTCGATATACTCGACGCCGTGGCGGTGCGCGAGGCCGCGCCGGATCGCCCGGAGCCGGTCTGGGCTCTCGGGGTGGCGCGGACCCGGGTCGTGTCGGAGGCAGTCGGTGGAGTAGCCGAATCTCATCCGGTGTGGTGGGGGGTGTAGTACGGTTCGAGTTCGAAGTAGGTCTCGACGTCGGCGAGCGTGATGGTGCGGCGACCGGCGTGGCGCGCGAGCACCGCCGCCGCGGCCGCGACCCGCTCGGCGTACCGTTCGAGGAGCGCCGCGAGGACGACCCGGGCGTCCATCGAGACGCGATAGCGGTCGTCGATGTCGAGACGGGCGATGCGGTCGACCGGTGCGACCGGGAGTTCGGGGTCGTCCTCGGGCGGTTCGGCGTCGAAGTCGTCGGTTCGTAGCGTCTTGCGCCCGTCCGCGGTCGCCCGGTCGGCGGCCTCGCGGGCGAGCCCCGCACCGTGGCGCTGGATCCGGCGGGCGAGGGCTTCGGTGGCCTCGCTGCTGACCCGAAGCGAGCCCGCCCGTCGCCGGATCACGGCATCGACGGGCGCGAACGGGAGCTCGACGCTCATAGCAGTACGGGCGACTGTTTCACTCATAAGCGTTCCGTGACGCTACACGATGTCGTCGGCATCGAGCCGACCGTCCGACGCCGGCCCGCGGGCGGTGACCTCCTCGCCGAGGTGGACGTCGACGCTGGTCTCGACCCGCATCGTCTCCGTGCCGTTGTCGAGTACCACGGGGTCGCCGGCCTGGACGACGGTCCCCGTGAACTCGATCGGTTCGCCCGGTGCGGCGTCGTCGGCGGACTGGTCGTCGGTGGCCGCCGGTGCGGCGTCGTCGGCGGACTGGTCGTCGGTGGCCGCCGGTTCGTCGCCTTCGGACGAGGGGTCCCCGTCCCCCGAGAACGCGTCGAGACCTGTGCTCCCCGACTCCTCTGCCCCGTCGGTCTCGGCCGTACGGGTCGTCGACTCGGA
It encodes the following:
- the cca gene encoding CCA tRNA nucleotidyltransferase; amino-acid sequence: MSDALDAVLARVRDRVTPDDDERARLDGAVARLTERTAAALDGLPVAADPLHVGSTARGTWLPGDRDIDLFVRFSPDLPRTDLERYGLAVGHDVLPDAHEEYAEHPYVVGEFDGFAVDLVPCYRVERASEIRSAVDRTPFHTRYLDARLDEGLATEVRLAKRFLDAIGVYGSDLRTRGFSGYLTELLVVEHGDFRSLVTAAADWHPPLEFDPESHGSRSFADPLTMVDPTDPGRNVAAVLSATNLARFQHYARDLLADPREALFTAESPVPLSADGVQRAVERRGTTPLALRFDAPDIVDDQLYPQLEKSVSGIVTALEGRGFDVLRRAAFADDTAVLFLELAVARRPAIERHEGPPVAAREHATRFYETYADRDCDGPFVDGERYVVEREREYRTARAFLDAGVFEDVALGADIETALGADIETALGDEYEVLEGDEVGALAEEFGTELAAYFSPSP
- a CDS encoding histone deacetylase family protein, producing MRFGYSTDCLRHDPGPRHPESPDRLRAIRRGLAHRHGVEYIDADPITSETARRVHDDDYVQEFREFCDSGGGQWDPDTVAVEATWEAACKSAGLAVWAAEEAVAGATGRDTPFSLGRPPGHHAVADDAMGFCFFNNAAVAAQATLDDGLDRVAVIDWDVHHGNGTQDIFYDRDDVCYCSIHEHGLYPGTGTVDETGTGEGTGTTVNIPFRAGSGDAAYVEAIETAFAPVLAGFDPDLLLISAGFDAHVNDPISRMSVSTEGYGVLAARARSLADRLDAALGFVLEGGYGLETIADGVEMTNEVFDGYEPVEPDDEVDEEAQSVIDDARAAHGLGEK
- a CDS encoding tyrosine-type recombinase/integrase; the encoded protein is MVELEPITPSEAKDLYLAQREGEVSEETLQSHHYRLKSFVSWLDDMDVRNMNSLTSRHIHKFRLFRKEEKDINKVTVRTQLSTIRVFVKFLESIDAVEQGLSEKILVPKMEGNENVRDRLLSSEQADNLLEYLRRYEYASRTHAMLEVLWSTGCRMGGLHSLDLGDFNREERSLAFRHRPSKGTRLKNKHAGERLVALPNDVADVLSDYIEVNRNEVEDDHGRSPLFTTSGNRMGKSQIRSLIYSATRPCQYGEECPHSRDPDECEANSYKDASKCPSSVSPHDIRRGGLTHLLKEGMPKEVVSDRANVEEGVLDKHYNKMTEQEKMEQRRDHLDNL
- a CDS encoding FxLYD domain-containing protein, which gives rise to MTHPPETESRRFSRRQVLALLGASGSVGLAGCGTGSGDVRYGDERDVDLPTTADTNASNASAASAAAARAQLEGDTYAVQLDALALRDHGMVVRDDYRGAVVRGSIENTGRQRIELVEVRARVYNSDGEQLGRYLDSTYDLAAGSTWSFEAIVLEDPADIASYDVAVLGSLG
- a CDS encoding histone translates to MSVELPFAPVDAVIRRRAGSLRVSSEATEALARRIQRHGAGLAREAADRATADGRKTLRTDDFDAEPPEDDPELPVAPVDRIARLDIDDRYRVSMDARVVLAALLERYAERVAAAAAVLARHAGRRTITLADVETYFELEPYYTPHHTG